The Hemibagrus wyckioides isolate EC202008001 linkage group LG25, SWU_Hwy_1.0, whole genome shotgun sequence genome has a segment encoding these proteins:
- the LOC131345688 gene encoding probable serine/threonine-protein kinase MARK-A isoform X2: protein MATLVMRNCTEAFVPHPEEEEKKEYHSCSKGDDDVLQREEKYLSHGEIYAFPGPLMRANMQKDELMKFIQQKCQECLLHLDDPQQQKSYFFWTIMEHFHKKNGRVMMAEIGALLFKGYSLLRRKLQHVENQENWCLRLARFLCSATPDDRHRKDIINMGDRFASRGWTFAAHICYVVAQVDLGSQPRFKLIGCNSLPEKKSATREAIERTEVYEYLLSLSSGFGQKHFQEYKCIHAYELAEVGLDAMALEYCEVIATTVLRFPKHIQSIVLEWLISLSKKLLQRKKAEEPEWLMKLRQLLKDKAEIRSSPDKPNCTSSDSEEHLEFDPSVHSEFNSRYTVGELLGTGGFGSVFAGVRKADEQPVAIKVMTKDPHDIFIAIPGETLKLPLEVALMKMVSKPPSCENMVELLEWFETSDIYILVLERPVPCMDLYRFCKLNNRRLSESVAREVMRQVVQAAHHCCLRGVLHRDIKPNNILINPDTLLVKLIDFGCGDLLIYEPYREYAGTDGYYPPEWVLQREYFGVPATVWSLGIVLYELVHGELPFMSDEELTDGRLCFHSGVSEECCDLIRLCLEQDPSSRPGFSEIQAHKWFKKESQDSVQDPSC from the exons ATGGCGACGCTAGTGATGAGAAACTGCACTGAGGCTTTTGTGCCTCatcctgaagaagaagaaaaaaaagaatatcatTCATGCAGTAAAG GGGACGACGACGTCCTGCAGCGTGAAGAGAAATACTTGTCTCATGGAGAGATTTATGCATTTCCTGGTCCTCTGATGAG ggctAATATGCAGAAGGACGAGCTGATGAAGTTTATCCAGCAGAAATGTCAGGAGTGTTTGCTTCACCTGGACGATCCTCAGCAACAGAAATCCTATTTCTTCTGGACCATTATGGAACATTTCCATAAGAAAAATGGA AGAGTAATGATGGCTGAAATCGGCGCGCTGCTCTTCAAGGGCTACAGCCTTCTGAGGAGAAAG CTGCAACATGTGGAGAACCAGGAGAACTGGTGTCTTCGTCTGGCGCGGTTTTTATGCTCCGCTACTCCAGATGATCGACACAGAAAAGACATTATAAATATGGGAGACAGGTTTG CCTCCAGAGGATGGACCTTTGCAGCACACATCTGCTACGTGGTGGCGCAAGTGGATCTGGGATCACAGCCACGATTTAAACTGATTGGATGTAACag TTTGCCAGAAAAGAAATCAGCCACAAGGGAGGCGATCGAGAGAACTGAGGTCTACGAGTACCTGCTGTCTCTGAGCTCAGGGTTCGGCCAGAAGCACTTCCAG GAATACAAGTGTATTCATGCCTATGAGCTAGCCGAGGTTGGACTTGATGCTATGGCGCTGGAGTACTGTGAGGTCATCGCTACAACGGTCCTCAGATTCCCTAAGCACATCCAGAGCATTGTGCTGGAATGGCTAATATCG CTCTCTAAGAAGCTGCTTCAAAGGAAGAAAGCAGAAGAACCCGAGTGGCTGATGAAACTTCGCCAGCTGCTGAAAGACAAAGCAGAAATTCGTAGCTCTCCTGATAAACCAAATTGCACCAGCTCTGATTCTGAGGAACATCTGGAGTTCGACCCTTCAGTTCACA gtgagtTTAATTCACGGTACACTGTGGGAGAGCTGCTGGGGACAGGAGGCTTCGGCTCAGTCTTCGCTGGAGTCCGTAAGGCAGATGAACAACCG GTGGCCATCAAAGTGATGACCAAAGATCCCCATGATATATTCATCGCCATC ccCGGAGAGACGCTCAAGCTCCCTCTAGAGGTGGCGTTAATGAAGATGGTGTCCAAGCCTCCTTCTTGTGAGAACATGGTGGAGCTGCTGGAATGGTTCGAGACGTCTGATATCTACATCTTGGTGCTGGAGCGCCCCGTCCCCTGCATGGACCTCTATCGGTTCTGTAAGCTTAACAACCGTCGACTGTCTGAATCGGTGGCTCGAGAGGTCATGAGGCAGGTGGTTCAGGCTGCTCATCACTGCTGTTTACGTGGAGTTCTTCACCGTGACATCAAGCCTAACAATATTCTGATCAATCCTGACACGCTTTTGGTGAAACTGATCGACtttggctgtggggatttgttgATATATGAGCCCTACAGGGAGTATGCAG GCACTGATGGTTACTATCCTCCTGAGTGGGTTCTCCAAAGAGAGTATTTCGGCGTTCCTGCTACTGTCTGGAGTCTGGGTATAGTCCTTTATGAACTGGTCCATGGAGAATTGCCCTTCATGAGCGATGAAGAGCTTACTGATGGACGACTGTGCTTCCATTCTGgtgtgtctgagg AGTGCTGCGATCTGATTCGCCTCTGCCTGGAACAGGACCCTTCTTCTCGGCCAGGTTTCAGTGAAATCCAGGCCCACAAGTGGTTTAAGAAGGAAAGTCAGGACTCAGTCCAAG ACCCTTCCTGCTGA
- the LOC131345688 gene encoding uncharacterized protein LOC131345688 isoform X1, with the protein MATLVMRNCTEAFVPHPEEEEKKEYHSCSKGDDDVLQREEKYLSHGEIYAFPGPLMRANMQKDELMKFIQQKCQECLLHLDDPQQQKSYFFWTIMEHFHKKNGRVMMAEIGALLFKGYSLLRRKLQHVENQENWCLRLARFLCSATPDDRHRKDIINMGDRFASRGWTFAAHICYVVAQVDLGSQPRFKLIGCNSLPEKKSATREAIERTEVYEYLLSLSSGFGQKHFQEYKCIHAYELAEVGLDAMALEYCEVIATTVLRFPKHIQSIVLEWLISLSKKLLQRKKAEEPEWLMKLRQLLKDKAEIRSSPDKPNCTSSDSEEHLEFDPSVHSEFNSRYTVGELLGTGGFGSVFAGVRKADEQPVAIKVMTKDPHDIFIAIPGETLKLPLEVALMKMVSKPPSCENMVELLEWFETSDIYILVLERPVPCMDLYRFCKLNNRRLSESVAREVMRQVVQAAHHCCLRGVLHRDIKPNNILINPDTLLVKLIDFGCGDLLIYEPYREYAGTDGYYPPEWVLQREYFGVPATVWSLGIVLYELVHGELPFMSDEELTDGRLCFHSGVSEECCDLIRLCLEQDPSSRPGFSEIQAHKWFKKESQDSVQGPANTPPSCSCDGETDVCCWCLWHHLRWTDIKGSRFYRILTSDVTTFLNATRTVVQLRLQRAESGMNRGVSLFTSLTILKNN; encoded by the exons ATGGCGACGCTAGTGATGAGAAACTGCACTGAGGCTTTTGTGCCTCatcctgaagaagaagaaaaaaaagaatatcatTCATGCAGTAAAG GGGACGACGACGTCCTGCAGCGTGAAGAGAAATACTTGTCTCATGGAGAGATTTATGCATTTCCTGGTCCTCTGATGAG ggctAATATGCAGAAGGACGAGCTGATGAAGTTTATCCAGCAGAAATGTCAGGAGTGTTTGCTTCACCTGGACGATCCTCAGCAACAGAAATCCTATTTCTTCTGGACCATTATGGAACATTTCCATAAGAAAAATGGA AGAGTAATGATGGCTGAAATCGGCGCGCTGCTCTTCAAGGGCTACAGCCTTCTGAGGAGAAAG CTGCAACATGTGGAGAACCAGGAGAACTGGTGTCTTCGTCTGGCGCGGTTTTTATGCTCCGCTACTCCAGATGATCGACACAGAAAAGACATTATAAATATGGGAGACAGGTTTG CCTCCAGAGGATGGACCTTTGCAGCACACATCTGCTACGTGGTGGCGCAAGTGGATCTGGGATCACAGCCACGATTTAAACTGATTGGATGTAACag TTTGCCAGAAAAGAAATCAGCCACAAGGGAGGCGATCGAGAGAACTGAGGTCTACGAGTACCTGCTGTCTCTGAGCTCAGGGTTCGGCCAGAAGCACTTCCAG GAATACAAGTGTATTCATGCCTATGAGCTAGCCGAGGTTGGACTTGATGCTATGGCGCTGGAGTACTGTGAGGTCATCGCTACAACGGTCCTCAGATTCCCTAAGCACATCCAGAGCATTGTGCTGGAATGGCTAATATCG CTCTCTAAGAAGCTGCTTCAAAGGAAGAAAGCAGAAGAACCCGAGTGGCTGATGAAACTTCGCCAGCTGCTGAAAGACAAAGCAGAAATTCGTAGCTCTCCTGATAAACCAAATTGCACCAGCTCTGATTCTGAGGAACATCTGGAGTTCGACCCTTCAGTTCACA gtgagtTTAATTCACGGTACACTGTGGGAGAGCTGCTGGGGACAGGAGGCTTCGGCTCAGTCTTCGCTGGAGTCCGTAAGGCAGATGAACAACCG GTGGCCATCAAAGTGATGACCAAAGATCCCCATGATATATTCATCGCCATC ccCGGAGAGACGCTCAAGCTCCCTCTAGAGGTGGCGTTAATGAAGATGGTGTCCAAGCCTCCTTCTTGTGAGAACATGGTGGAGCTGCTGGAATGGTTCGAGACGTCTGATATCTACATCTTGGTGCTGGAGCGCCCCGTCCCCTGCATGGACCTCTATCGGTTCTGTAAGCTTAACAACCGTCGACTGTCTGAATCGGTGGCTCGAGAGGTCATGAGGCAGGTGGTTCAGGCTGCTCATCACTGCTGTTTACGTGGAGTTCTTCACCGTGACATCAAGCCTAACAATATTCTGATCAATCCTGACACGCTTTTGGTGAAACTGATCGACtttggctgtggggatttgttgATATATGAGCCCTACAGGGAGTATGCAG GCACTGATGGTTACTATCCTCCTGAGTGGGTTCTCCAAAGAGAGTATTTCGGCGTTCCTGCTACTGTCTGGAGTCTGGGTATAGTCCTTTATGAACTGGTCCATGGAGAATTGCCCTTCATGAGCGATGAAGAGCTTACTGATGGACGACTGTGCTTCCATTCTGgtgtgtctgagg AGTGCTGCGATCTGATTCGCCTCTGCCTGGAACAGGACCCTTCTTCTCGGCCAGGTTTCAGTGAAATCCAGGCCCACAAGTGGTTTAAGAAGGAAAGTCAGGACTCAGTCCAAG gaCCTGCGAATACACCTCCCTCCTGCAGCTGTGATGGAGAAACAGATGTTTGCTGCTGGTGTCTTTGGCATCATCTCAGGTGGACAGATATAAAAGGATCGCGCTTCTACAGGATTCTGACCTCAGACGTCACTACATTCTTAAACGCTACTCGGACAGTCGTACAGTTACGCCTGCAGCGGGCGGAGTCTGGCATGAACAGAGGCGTGTCTCTGTTTACATCATTAACAATATtgaaaaacaattaa